Part of the Oncorhynchus tshawytscha isolate Ot180627B linkage group LG07, Otsh_v2.0, whole genome shotgun sequence genome, AATCCTTTGTAATTCCACTTCACAATGGCTTATCAACTTATCAACTTTTTCAGGTAATCAAAGACATTACCATGAACCATATTTTGTTGGAAAGAATAAGGAAACTATTAACAATTCACTTTTTTGACTATGTAACGCTAATGCTTAAAATAACAATACAAAATCTTCTCATGGACTAAAAGTCCAAATTTGGTCTTTCGGATTCAAAGATGGCCATACTACACCAGTAGATGCATATTAGCACATATGCTAATatgctaaaaaaatatatatattttcataaaCTATAGGATCAAATTACACTAAACTTTGTTTGAGAAAAGCTAAGGGATTGGTCAAAAGATGGCTGAGTTATTTACAAATGTCCATTTAAACCACTGTAAATCCACTCCACTTGAAACTTGTCATCGCTATCATGGACGTCCCTAAGGCGAACCACGCTGAATTTGGTATttatatcaacaacaaaaaaaggaacTATTAACTAATTCTTTGCATATATGACGATAATGCACAAAATCATCTGCATTCCTCTTCTCCTCATGAACCATATGTCAGCTTCACTCCAGATTTTGTATTTATACTGGATTGCACATAAAGGAAGATATTTCTTACATTATAGAGTGCTTGCTTTGTTATTCagttgatcttgtgtcctttctgtcatcctgtgaaccccaTTCATTGCTGCTCAcagctatattttttatttctattgttTTATCTTCACGGATAACTTGTCACTAAAATAGAAATAAGCCAAGGAAAAACTCGGGGCCCTATGGCCAGAAAACAACTTGTGTCCCTTTTAGATTTGAATTGATATTCTAGTTTTCCAGCTAGTTCTCCAAGTACTTTTTGGTTAAATGCTCTCCAAAAACCAAGCTCTTTCTTTATTCTCTCATTTAAATTATTCAGGCCAGAGCTTTTCCTGACCACGTGATCTTACCAGAAACAATTATCAGACTACAGGTCTGATTTTCCACCTCTCTGGTCATATGGCTAGGAAAAGCTCTAATGAAGTGTAATTACAAAAGGCAATAATTTCTTAGGAGATTCAGGAATAGGCCACTGTTTGCAtttaatcccccccccccctccattccctctccccATCAGACCAGTGTTCATGGGGAGAGCCAGACAGACCGCTGGCCCACCTCCCATTATTAAGAACAAGAAAGGAATGAATCACTGTGCAAGTCTTCATTGAGAAATGACCAAATATAGGCATTTTGTGGATGCCGAGGCAGTCAAGACGTAAACTGGCCTGTCGCTATCCCTCTCAACCCCCAGTGTCAGATGTCAAAACATAACACATATTCACTACTAGAAGTAGACAGTTAAGTTCCCTCTCTTTTGTCAGTTGTGTGAAGGACATGATCTTGTAGGTGTGAATCTGTTGGAAACAGTGTATACTCTCTCTCACTAAAGGTCACATTCCATTTAGTGTTGTCAGCCAGACGTGTGCAGAAATGGAAATCAGAttgaaatacacacacaacagTGCATTAGATCATTAGCTTCGCTAAGGTACACTtcattgctctgtgtgtgtgcacacaaacCTTTCATTATAATCTATTTGACATTTAATACTTGGCGTGGcacacagaattgtccatttggTCACAAAATGTCCTCTCACATCAGTTTCAATATCTTTGCAGGTTACAGGGCTCAACTGAGACAACATATCTTATATAGATATTGGAAATAATTTCTGATTCCGTCAACCAATCAATAGACAGACTAACATAGACGACTTAATATTTCTCAAGCAGTATAAATTGTATTATTAAGATATATTACATTGAAAACCGGGGAAATGTCCACCTGAAAGGAACATATTGTATGTACAGGttaaacattcaaataaaatacagtaaattatacagttgttctactgtactgtattagacTACCATCAAATAATGGACAGATGTGTCTCCATCCTGTATCTTCATGTAAACATGTTTTGAAGATGTACTTGATTGTGAAGTTATTATAATAAAGTGTATTATATTACACTTTTAATTGCAAACATACCAGTACATTTGTTATAGGCTCTGTAACATATTAATGAAGTCCAAAATGAAACAGAAACCACATTATGCATACAATAGTCAATAGTCACTTTTAGAGTGGCAAACCGCTCTGTACAATATCATCACGCTGAAAGAGACATTCATTTTGCTCTGCCATGGTAATAAAATAAACTGTTTTAAAATCTTTAGTCGTAAGACTTGACTTGTAGTGAGACATCTAGCCTGGAATATGTTTGCATAGTTGTCGCTGTAAATAGTATTCTGTGATTTGTTTTCTTTGCTTTTGACATTCTCATTTCTTTCTATGTTAGAATCATTATTTTGAGCAAAATGtatgaaaatatatttataaataacATTGTTATTACTAAACGTTGTTGTATAACTTTGTTAGTACTTAAAGGTTGACCATACTTAAATTCCCCAAAAACTTTACTTCCTTCCTGAGTCTTTCTAAGAAGACTGGGATTCTAGGTTGCTTTTTATGTGTAAAACTTTGCCTGAGATGTCAGTCTTGAGATTTGGCAATGACACACATTTACAAACCACCCTTTCTCCCCCTGTGAATTGCTGAAATCAAACCCCATTTGAATTCCCTGATAATATGCCATGGAGAATCAGCAGTTTGGGCAAAATTCCAAGTGATTCCCTCCACAAacaaataaaatgtcaaattACCATCCAATATTTCAATGAATGTTAAAGtagttttgtatatatattttttatagaaTTTTACACGCCCCCACATCTTACATATCATATGCTTTTGTCACCGTATGAACTGCTTCATAATCTAGTGCAAATgacaggcaaagcatcaacacAGACAAAGGCAGACAACTAGGACGCCAGGGCACGTCCTGCTGCAAAACTctgccctcttctccctccacggGGTCCCTGCGGACCAGTGTTAAGTTTGAGGAGAGAACTCGTGGCACAGTGAAGGCTGTACATCCAATAGAAATCTCAATTTTCACTCTCTGCTTGCCTGCCTTAACCATCCCGCAGCACAGTGGTAAGACTGGGTGTCAGTCTGTGCGTGGGATGTGTTGGAGTTTCAATCCCCCGTGAGATCTGTGTCCTTCCTCTTCCTTGGCTTTCACTCTCCATTCCAGGGGATTACTGCAACAGTTTTGGTACCGCAACctgtaggaagagaggggagagtgtatgGATACTgtatgcatatacagtgccttcagaaagtattcgtaccccttgacttattccacattttgttgtgttacagccagaattcaaaatggattaaacatatttctttctcacccatctacacacaatatcccatactGACAAAGGGAAAACACGTTTTCAgatattttagcaaatttattgaaaatggaactaatatacataagtatttacacccctgagtcaatagtttgtagaagcacctttggcggcgattacacCAGTGAATCTTTTTtcggtaagtctaagagctttgcacacctggattgtacaatatttgacatttattattttaaaaattcttcaagctctgttaaattgattgttgatcattaaTAGACAGCCAttgtcaagtcttgccatagattttcaaagcaaatttaagtcaaaactgtaactagaccactcaagaccattcaatgtcgtcttggtaagcaacgccAGTGTAgctttggccttgtgttttaggttattgttctgctgaagtATGAATtattctcccagtgtctgttggaaagtagactgaaccaggattTTCTCTaagattttgcatgtgcttataactgtattctgtttatttttcccCCACAACTCTCAAGTCCTTGCCGatggcaagcatacccataacatgatgcagccaccaccatgcttgacaataTTAAGAGtcgtactcagtgatgtgttgtgttggattcgCCCCAAACATACCACTTTGTAATCAGGACAAAAATGTAACttctttgccatattttttgcagaattacttaagtgctttgttgcaaacaggatgcatattttggaatattttttatcctgtacaggcttccttcttttcactctgtcatttaggttagtattgtggagtaactacgttgttgttgatccatcctcagttttctcattacacaaccattcaactctgtaactgttttaaaatcaccattggcctcatggtgaaatccttgagcagTTATCTTCCTatacggcaactgagttaggaaggatgcctgtatatttgtagtgactgaatgtattgatgcaccatccaaatcctaattaataactttgctcaaagagatattcagcATCTGCTTTAGAATtatttacacatctaccaatcagCGCCCTTGTTCGTGAGGCATtgaaaaaaactccctagtttttgtggttgaatctgtgcttgaacatcactactcgattgagggatcttacagataattgtatgtgtgggatacagagatggggtagttattcaaaaatcatgttaaacactattattgaacacggaatgagtccatgcaacttattttgcAATTTGTTAAGCACATCTTTACTCCTAAACGTATTTAGGCATGCCATAACAGAGGGTttgaacacttattgactcaagacatttcagctttacatttttttattcatttctaaaacatttctacaaacaaaattccactttgacattatggggtattgtgtgtagatcagtgagacaaaatctaaatgtaatccattttaaattcaggctgtaacacaacaaaatgtggaaaaagtcaagggttgtgtgaatactttctgaagttacGTATAAATGTGTTACAATCTGTGACTGAGCATCCCTGCCAACCCTAACTCTTTCAATGTCTATCAGCAATGGATCTTTGCCCCATCTTACCTTCTTCAGTTTCTTCATATTGGTATTCCTAATGGAGTCCAGGAGTTGGTCCCTAGAGTTCGTACCACCGGCTTTGTTGGCCTTATCATCCATCTTCCTCTGTGATGCGGGCGTCAGGGAGTTTCGCAGGGAGTCTATGTCCAGCAtggggggtggaggtgggggtgggcccccaggaggagggggtggaggagggcccCCTCCTGGTCCTCTTTTTTGAGTCAAATTTGGGGAGGGCATTGGTGAGGGGTGTGGGGAGGGTTTAGGGGAAGCCTTGGGGGAAACCCTGAGGAATCCCCCAGCAGTCTTGGGCACCTCCAGCATCCCTTTCTTCTCACCATTGGCCTGGGCCAGCTTCTGCTCCTGTAGGCGCCGCTGTCGCTGCTTGTCCATGTTGCGGCTCAGGATGTTGGTCATGGTCATGCGTGGGCCGGCCAGCTCAAAGCCGTAGCCCAGCTTCAGGAGGGTGGTGTTGTCTTTCAGTATCTTGGTCATCTCCATCTCCGTCTTGCCCCCACAGATGTGTCTCTGGTTGTGGAAGCGCAGCTCGGTGAGTGTAGTGTTTTTCTGCAAGGCCTGGATCAGGGCCATTATACCCTTGGGGGTGAGAAGGTTGGAATCCAGGTTGATGCTTGTGATAGACGTATTGGTGCGTAAGGTGCCCGCAATGGCGTAGGCCACATGGTCATCAGCACGGCAGTTGGCCAGGGCAAAAGTCTTAATGTGGGTGTTTTTATTCAAGGCCTCTGCAAACTGGATGAGTGTTTTAGCCTTGATGACCTCCGAGTTGTTCACGTTGAGCTCTGTCATGGTGGGGTCGTTGCTGCAAACTTGCTCTATGAGGTCACTGAACATGCTGGAATCCTCgtcttcttcctcctctactTTGGTCTTGCTCGGTGTGCTCTCGTTCGTCACACAGTTCCCACGCTGTTCCTCACCCTTGCTGGATTTTAGTCCTTCGTTTACATCTTTTCCCCTTTTCTCCTCGGTttcccttttctcttctctttccttgtctctaatactcctcctgtctttctcttttaTACTTTCCTTACGCTTTAACCCCACATCTTTCTTATTCTCCTTACcgtcttctttctctttctccttaggatcttccttctcctcttgcTTCTCACTTCCGCTCTCCTTCTCGGCTGGCGACTGTTGTCTCTCAAGTTTCGAGTCAGACTTGTCCTTCCCTGGCTTGTCCTTCTCTTCCACTCTGTTTTTGTTATCGTCTGTTTGACTCGCTTCAACCCGACTTTGCTTCTCCACAAACTTTGACACAAGTCCCCTTGTCTTGTTCTCATCTCTTTTTTTCATatcctcttttctttctttcccctTGATCGCCTCGTTTTCTTTCTTCTCTTGCAACTTGGAGATCATTTCCTTTGTCTTATTACTGGTGCTCAACCTCTTGTCTCTTTTCTCCATAAGCTTGTTGTCCTCGTTCCTCTCCCTTTCCTTGGCATCCCCTTTCTCTAAACTGTCTCGACTCTCCTGTCTCCCGAATCTGTCTCTAGACGTTTCTTTAACATCActgtccctcttctcccctctcctgtatTTTACTCGAGTTGTATCCTTTACATCGCTGTCGTTACTTTCCTCTCTCCTGGATCTGTCTCCAGTTGTGTCGTTCACTTCAGcgtccttcctctcttctctcctgaaTCTTTCTCTAGAGGTCTCTTTCCCTTCTTTGTCTTTGCTCTCCTCTGTCCTATATCTATTGGACAGACTGACCCTGTCCTCTTTAGTGCGGTCTGGTCTTTTGTcatttctctcctccatcttgttCACTCGTTCTGTTGTGATACTTGATTGCCTTCTGATCCCCCTTCCTTCTTTCCCCTCCTGACTCAGGCCCATCTTCCTCAGGTACTCTTGTTTCCGGCTCTCCTTCTTGGGTTCCCCCTGCAGGAGAAGAAACATGACATAGGGACGTTTCCACATGAAGTGAATCGGAAAAGCATACACTTACATGACTTTCAATAATCTACACAAGAATCTAATCGTTTTCTACTGTCAAATCCAATTAGAGAGATGTGTTCTCAGTCGTAATGTGCCTTGCCTGTTATGGTCATCACTGCATGACCACCAACAGCCCTATCAACATGACTAATCATACGCCTGTCCACCAGCTACAAATCAGTTTGTGTCCATGATGACCTAACCCTGCCTTTGCTGTTTCTAACGATTTACACAAAAACATGCATTAGTTCTTTCATGTTCTCGAGAAATATCAGGTATTCAAACAAGTCTGTGTTTGTGCTCAACTTGTCTATGTGTGAAGCATAACTTGTTGGCATGGAGAGCACAGTACGACATAAGCCATGACATAAGACCACAGCGTGTAATGTAAACTTGACGTTAGACACCGCGTGTTTACAGTGTGCATGGGGGGAGTCTGTTAGTAGTGCAGAAATGCATTTGCGGAGCAGCTACTCTGAGTGTGTGAGTTGTGAGCCTAGCTCCATCTGTTTGGTTTGCTCGAGGCTGCAGCCCTGGCAGATGTTTCCTTAAAAGGCATTGAGCAGCACAGGAGCAATCAACCAAGGAATTCCATCATGCCGGGATTAAGGAGCTCCACAGGGCCCCGGATCCATCATTTGAAGTGCTCTTCTCTATACACGTCCAACAGTTATCCCCTGGCTCTGTTTTTCCCTACCCGGCGGGGCCCTGCGTCAAAAAAGCTGTCCACTAAAAACAAACTCAAACTCATCATTGACCTATAAACTACAAAGCGATATCAAAATCAGGCGACACTGTGCACAAGATTGCTTTGATGGCTGCATCTTTAAGCATTTTCTCTGTTTACCAAAGGGGACTTGTGCGAAGAATGTGAAAGGTATACATGAGTGTTTTCTTTCCTGCCATAGGAACAAACAGCAGCGGAGCACCGTTTATAAACTGCTGGAACATCCAGTTGGCAGGGGAATATTTCAGAAGTATCATTAAAATACCCGCTTAAGGAACAGGAACGTAAATGAACTATCTTTCAGACATTTTTGAATTGTAATTTCTTTATCTGGTTTCCAACAGCCAGTCCTATTGAACAGAATGAGGCTTGTTACCGTATAAGAGTAAATAAGTGAAACGGGTGGAGCGGATGTCTGTCTGAGAGGATGTGATTAACTTCCACCACTATCAGTTTTGTCAGTATCCCTGAGATTAAACATAACCGTAGCAAAAGAGGCAGGTAAGGGATCAACCGGGTAGAAAAACATAGGATAAACAATTAAGGTGACAGATTGTGTCAGTAAAACATCTCACAAGGTGGACTTCAGGCCAACTCTGTCTCACACATAATAAGCATGAACTGTGGGGGAGTTCCACTGTATGACTCAACGTTTAGTAATCCTACCTCAATAGACTGTTCCTTTTGGCTGAGCTTCCCTGGACACTCCCGGCTGTCCAGCTTAGCATCCCGGTCCCGGACAGTGTTAGTGGCAGGCTGCTCTATGGCTCTTTCCTCATTGGGATCCAGGTTGGGGGCCACCAATACCTCCTTCTCCAGCTCCTCAATCTGCTCAGGGGACAGGTTGGACAAAAGGACATCCAGGTCAGGGTCCTCGCTCACCTGCCGCCCTGTCCGCGTCAGTCCCCTCACCTTCCTCCTGGACATGGTCGCCTCTGGCTGGAGAAGAAAACACCCTCACAGCAGAACAGATGAAAAGAGCTCGTAGCCTACAAGCTGTACGGTGTCTCCTTTAGAAAAGTGTGCTTTCCTAGTGTAGGAGCCTGCAGAATCTCCCCATGGGCCGAAGGTGGTGTCCGTCTCACTGAGAAGCCACCAGAGGCCTCAATCCTGGTGCTAAGAGGGAGGACTTGAGACTGGGCTTGCAGTCAGGGTACCAGTATGGAGTGTGTTAGTCTATCATGAAAGTTGGTCTGAAAGGCTGGGACATTCTTTGAAATCCTTTGAAACTGCATGTCCATATTTAGTGCAGGGTACATAATCCTTTAAAGGCAATGGGAAGGGCTGAGTTTATGAGAAATGCCAAAGCATGGTATAACACAGTGCTACTTCCTCTTTCATGATTACAACATTAGTTCCAAGAGGGTTTGGTGTTCAATGAACACagacaattatatattttttttaacaatgaAAGTTGAATTTGTAATCTTTGAAGAGGTGTCTATTCTATTGAGGTGTTTTATGACATAGTTGAATGAGCTAATAACTAATAACAAGCTAATGACTACAAAATATGTGAGAAAATTGTTGCAACAAAGTGCAACATCTTGTTCATAGGACATAGttcacaaatatattttttaatgtaaaaCAGATTTTTCACTTGGCTGCAAAGTATCAATTTTAAGGACATCTAGTGGTCAAAATGCTGTAGTAAAATTGCATTACTGTCATAGCCTCCGCAATTTGATTCATTCCGTTATAAATTGACTGGGTTTGAAAGCCAATACTTACTCTTCTGCCTTCCAACTAGATTCAGAATCCACCTCTAAGAGGGCGTCATCACCCAAACTTCTCCTAATAAACTAAAGTTCCACACACTCACAGTAATGATATCATTGATTTCAAGGCGACACATTAAAAGGGTTGTTGGTTTGTTAACTATTTGAAAGCGCACCATGCAATACACGACAGTAGTCTGCTGGATTTTACATTTCAAAGTTATAATTTATGTTATtcgaaagaaaaaaaacatagcaCTTATTGTATTACAATGTCTTACCATCCATTAAACAACA contains:
- the LOC112254223 gene encoding leiomodin-1-like; this translates as MSRRKVRGLTRTGRQVSEDPDLDVLLSNLSPEQIEELEKEVLVAPNLDPNEERAIEQPATNTVRDRDAKLDSRECPGKLSQKEQSIEGEPKKESRKQEYLRKMGLSQEGKEGRGIRRQSSITTERVNKMEERNDKRPDRTKEDRVSLSNRYRTEESKDKEGKETSRERFRREERKDAEVNDTTGDRSRREESNDSDVKDTTRVKYRRGEKRDSDVKETSRDRFGRQESRDSLEKGDAKERERNEDNKLMEKRDKRLSTSNKTKEMISKLQEKKENEAIKGKERKEDMKKRDENKTRGLVSKFVEKQSRVEASQTDDNKNRVEEKDKPGKDKSDSKLERQQSPAEKESGSEKQEEKEDPKEKEKEDGKENKKDVGLKRKESIKEKDRRSIRDKEREEKRETEEKRGKDVNEGLKSSKGEEQRGNCVTNESTPSKTKVEEEEDEDSSMFSDLIEQVCSNDPTMTELNVNNSEVIKAKTLIQFAEALNKNTHIKTFALANCRADDHVAYAIAGTLRTNTSITSINLDSNLLTPKGIMALIQALQKNTTLTELRFHNQRHICGGKTEMEMTKILKDNTTLLKLGYGFELAGPRMTMTNILSRNMDKQRQRRLQEQKLAQANGEKKGMLEVPKTAGGFLRVSPKASPKPSPHPSPMPSPNLTQKRGPGGGPPPPPPPGGPPPPPPPMLDIDSLRNSLTPASQRKMDDKANKAGGTNSRDQLLDSIRNTNMKKLKKVAVPKLLQ